The following DNA comes from Bos indicus x Bos taurus breed Angus x Brahman F1 hybrid chromosome 5, Bos_hybrid_MaternalHap_v2.0, whole genome shotgun sequence.
AAGTTTTCACCTCTAAGTCCtattagctgggtgaccttgggtgagttactGGACCTCTGCCTCCTTTACCTCTGCTGGAAAAATTGGACATTGACAGTTATCTCCTTCACAGGCCTGTAATGATAAATAACTGAGATGCTGCGTGGATGGTGTTtacaacagtgcctgacacatgagACGCTCAACTGTGCTGCCACTAATGGTGGTGACAGTGAGGACCCCACAGCAACGGGGACAGAGAGCTCCTACCCGCTTCAAGCACGTCCCCACCCTGGCGCCACCAAGTCACATGATTCTGAAACCCGCCAATTGTAGCCACCTCTCTTCCCACAGCcattatcccatttaatcctcacacaatCCGTCTCACGGATgtggaaacaggctcagagagcaaGTACCCACAATCACATTTCTACCCAGCAGTGCCGCCAGGAACTGAATCCACGTCTGTGACCCTGAAGCCAATGAACTTAACCTCTGCCACTGAAATGCATCCAGTTTTCCAGGGGAAGCAGAAATAGGTTTACCAGTACCTGCCCTGCCTTTGCCAGCTGGACGAGAGTGAGCATCTGAATAGTGTATTTAGAGGAAGAGGCTGCCTTCGTGGTGGAGCTAATGACACTGAAGACTTTTGTTGCTCCCCGAGTTTGCTCTTCCCTCCCCTGTGCCAGGGACCTGGGCTGTCTCAGAACAGCACTGTTTTTACTAAAGCATCTCTTTCTCATCATTTGGTGTGGCCTCTGCATTGCTTTTTAGGGACTACAGGACAGCCCAGCTCCCCACTGATAACTGCAATGCCCATATTGGTTAGCATGTACTTTCTTattaacagaaaacaaatgagtgCCCTCCAAAGAGGATTCTGccataaaattttcataaaaccCAAGTGCCTTCTGAAATGTCACTGGCCTGCTCAGCAACTTAAAAGCGTaatggctcagagggtgaagaatctACTTTCAATGTAAGAGacccacattcaatccctgggccaagaagatcccctggagaagggaatggctacccactccagtcttcttgcctggagaattccatggacagaggagcctggtgggctacagtccatggggtcacaaagagttggacaggactgagggaccaACACTGTCAGTGCTCAACTTGCCCTCAGAAATCACTGTTTGGACCTGCTTTGATGGCCCGTGTGCATATTCCACCTTACATCACTCTAGGCCCCTAAAAGAACCCGATCAAGTGTCCCACCACAGCCAATTTCTCTTATGTACACCTCTGTCTGGGTGTGATTTCCCTGTACAGTGCACAGTGACCTTGCTGCAGGGGCCCAAGGATTACCCTCTGAGGGGAAGACAGAAGTTGCCTCTCTCCCCCACTTTTCCCTAAGCCAGTGAGTCTGTGTGCAGCCGGGACGACTGGACTCTACGGCTCTTACCTGGGCAGTGAAGAAGGCTGGGGTGAGGGATCCCGAGGGGAGGGCCGGGCTGTTGAGGGCGATGGAGCCGATGTCGGTGCCGGAAAGCACCAGTGGGGGCGCAGAGATTTCCAAGCCTTTGGGCTTTTTGGCCTTTGGGGGGAGTGATGGAGACCTGGTCTTGGAGCCCGACGACAGGTTCAAGGGCTCCAGGGAATCCGAGTCATGGCAGGCAGCCTCCAGGAAGAGGCTCCTGTGTTCGGAAGGGAGGGGCGAGTTGGGGGACAGCGATGGGGACCGAGACGAGGAGGGCGAGGCGGACGAGATGCTGGCGGCGTTCGGCAACATTAAGGAGGAGATCTTGGCGGACACGGACGAGGCCAGGAAGGCCTCCGACGTGGAGGGCAGGGACACCACGGGCCGGCTGACGTGCTTATCGGTTTTGTTGGTCACAAACCTGATGACAGTCCTGACTTCTTCCGCGGGGGGGCTGTCTTCCAGCTGCTCCTCCAGCTTCTCTGTCTTGATGGCCTTGAGGGGCTCGGGCGGGTTCTGCAGGGAGTTGATGGTGAAGGACGAGTACAGGCCCGAGTGGATGTACTCATTGCGGCTGGCGCTCTTGAGGGCAGACAGGCCGTGTCTGTGCGCCTCACGGCCCTCCGGGGGCACCTTGCACTCGCTGTCCTGCAGCAAGAGGCTCTCCCGGCTGATCTCCACCGCGTGAGGGTCCATTTTCAGTATCTCCGGGAAAGAGACAAATTTGTATACAAACTTCTGCCCGATCACCTTCTTGATGATATTCTGCAAACACAAAAGCAGACATGGAAAAGATGAGTGCATCAGAGAAACCGGCTAAGAGGGTCATTCTTGGGGTTATTTTGCAGGCGGGAGCATCAAAACAGCCTTGATGACACATCTCAGCTAAGGCGTAGTGCGCACGAGACAGAGGGTAAGAGTGGAAGAATCTGAGCTGCAttcctgctgctgttaagtcgcttcagtcgtgtccaactctgtgcaaccccatagacggcagcccaccaggctcctctgtccatgggattttccaggcaagagcactggagtggggtgccattgccttctccggagccaCATTCCAGGGTCTGCTAATTACAAATGGTGTGACCTTTAGCGAATTGATGGTCATTTTGAGTTTCCTCGTCTGTGAAGTGATTATTATACCTAAGAATATAAAACTCTTGCCATTtgttaagcacttactatgtcACTGGCATTGCTTCTGCATTGGCTCATAGAATTTGTACCGCAATGCTAAGAGGAAGGGACTATTCAACTCCCATTTTAAAACTTAGGGAAATAAGCTTAGAGCCTTTAAATACCCCACATAGCCACATGGTAGGTAAGTGGTGGAGGCAGCATTTCCCCAAccataatacagtattgttttaCTGACCTCTGGGGCTTGTgagaattcaaagaaataataatggGAAAGCCTTCTATAAGCTGGAAAGCATTATAGAAACGTAAGTTATTATCACCAAACACCACAATGTTTTCTTAAatcatgtagtttttttttttttcctttttaatttgctgCCAAGAAAGCcgctggaggaaaaaaacaaagtgtcTACTTGGATGTTTAGGACATTCACACAGTATTTTAAGTTAATGTTATCTAATTCTGGCTCTTCAGTTTATGGCTCTCATCCTTAAACATTAGGATGTAAATGAAAACCAATAATCTCTGCAAATTCCGGCCCCCCCACCCGTAGCCCCACTTTGGGAGAATGGACTTCGTTTTAAAGGCTGTACTGTTCTTGAGGTTTATTAGATTGGAACATTAGCAAACACCAGATGCTTGCTGGCGGAGATACTCAAGAAAAACAAGGATGGTCTCCATCGAGCACAGAGAAGTGGCAGCGCCATCCTATGGGAAAAGGACTTCCTTATAAACTGTTCCTCCTACAAGCTGGGTATGAAGGAgggtgaaaaaaaatcatgttggggtgaaaaaaaatcatgttggGGAGAAAAGCTTTAAAGGTAGCTCCTCTTGCAcagttggtagaaatgtaaattgataacagccactatggagatcagtggccaaagcattggagcttcagcttgctgatgaatattcagggttgactcttctttggccacctgatgtgaagagttgtctcactggaaaaggccctgatgctgggaaagactgaaggcaaaaggagaagggggcagcagaggatgcaatggttagatagcatcaccgactcaatggacttgagtttcagcaaactccaggagatagtgaaggacagggaagcctggcatactgcagtccatgggatagcaaagagttgggcatgacttagtgactgataggaactaggaataaaactaccatatgacccagcaaccccactactgggcatatacctgtgaaaaccacaattctaaaagacacatgtaccccaatgttcatagcagcactatttacaatagctaggacatggaagcaacctagatgtctattgacagatgaatggataaagaatacagagagagagagagagagagagagagagaaatattactcagccatgaaaaagaacgaatttgagtcagttctaatgagatggatgaatctAAAGCCTGttatactgagtaaagtaagtcagaaagagaaaaattactatattaatgcatatatatggaatctagaaaatggtattgatgaacctatttgcagggacaGAATGGAGATGCcgacacagagaatggacttgtggacacagtagaggagggggagagggggtgAATGGAGGAAGTGACAGACACACATACCCCACCATGTGTGAAGTAGGTAActgtgagaagaaaaagaaaacccaaaagtAGCTCCTACTAAGCACCTACTCTGTCCTGGGTATTATGCACAAGTGATCCCACATGATCTCACACGAACCCACTTGCAGGCTGGAAGATATCCTCCTTATGACATGAGCTCAGAGATGGGAAGCAAGGAGCCACAAGATTACTAATGCTAAAACCTAATCTTATTCCCATTTCCACACCAAGTTTcagggaaagaatgaaagagccagtttaaaattatttcatataaagttttttttaatgagataaaattgtcatataacattagtttcaggtgtacagcataatgagtcaatatttgtatatattgccaAACAACCACCACAGTAAGTCTGGTTCATATCAATCAACAGATTTTTTTGtatgtgatgagaacttttaagatctatcctcttagcaactttcaaatatatgagaggaaatttaattaaattctgaTGTTTCTCTTGTGATCTATTTGGTGTACAAATATGTTTTTGCCTCCCCTCTTGTTACATTACAGCCTGCTAACTTGCCTTTGTCCTCCTTAGATGGATCCTCAAATCCCAGAAGTGAATTTATCCAGCAGTAAGAAGGATGGGTATAATTACCAAGCCACTGAGATTTTTAAGGAGGAATTCCTCAGGGCAGACTTCTAACGGAGGGACACATAAGGTCCCCAAGCAGCACCAGAAATCCCAATAACGCAAATCCTGGTGAAACTTGGCTCAGCACCAGCATACAGGAGGTTCAGACCTGAGTACATGAGATTCAAAGCTGGGCAGTTCCAGTGCCTGGGACCCTGGCCTGCTCCCTTTGATTCCATCTGACCTCTTTTTCACACTTAACACTAGCACAGCTGAAAACCACCTTCAGAAACTTCAGAGAGATCTGATAAGCCTAAAGCCCCTGGGCCTAATGGGCAGCATCTCTGCAGGTGACACACCAGGCCTGGGTATACAACTCACCCAGGAGAAATCCGTTCCCAACCAGGAAAGGGTTAAATAAGGGTGTCATTAGTGCCACCTGACCCATAGATATGGAAAGAAAGCATCTTGCCTGGTGTGTTCCTCTGCTAGAATTCTAAGGTATTTTTGCTTCTCACTCATAATATTTTTCTCCCTGGGGCAAAACTTCCTTTTATTCTCGGCCAGGTTGAACACTCATCTAAATTCAGTGAATCATTAGAGCCTAGATAATTacatagaagaaaagagaaactgtaTGGGCTGAATCCTTTCTTCTGGCAGGTCTTATAAATTCTTTAACAGAACCAACCTTTAATTTTATATGGGTATTCAGAACATAATGTCTGAAAGGGGATTACACTCACAAGTAAACCAAGAAGTCACGGGGGGCtgtgacaaaaataataaacGTAGTTGGAAATTGAAAGGCAAACTCAGAGAGAGAGCTGGGCCTTGATGTGTTAAAAAGAACgtaaggggacttccttggtggtccagtggttaagaatccgcctgttaatgcaggagacacaggctcgatccctagtctgggaagatcccacacgttgtggggcaacaaagcccatgggccacaattaCTGCGCCTGTGTGTCTAGAGCCCACGAGCAGCAACCACCGAGCCCTCCCTCTAGGGCCTGTGTACCACCATgagggaagccaccacagtgagaggcctgctcaccgcaactagagtagcccccacccaccgcaactagaggaagcctgtgtgcagcagcaaagccccagcacagccaaaaaagtgtttttaattaaacaaaaaaagaactcaaGGAGTAAGGAACAATCCACATGATGGTtaactgagaaataaaatagTGGCTAGTCATaagatcagagaaggcagtggcaccccactccagtactcttgcctggaaaatcccatggacggaggagcctggtgggctgcagtccatggggtcgctaagagtcggacacgactgagcgacttcactttcacttttcactttcatgcattggagaaggaaatggcaacccactccagtgttcttgcctggagaatcccagggacggggcagcctggtgggctgccgtctatgggatcgcagagacggactcaactgaagcgacttagcagcagcagcagcagccataagaTAGAGTGTCATCCATCCATGAAAAGGAGTGAAGCGCTGTCACACGCTACAACATGGATGCATTCAAGTGAgttctgctaagtgaaagaagccagattcaAAGGCCACATATTTCACGATGggatctatttatataaaatgtccagaataggcaaatctatagagatagaAATAGATGAGTCATCTCCTAAGGGGTGACTAGGTGGGATGGAGGCACTTAGGGGTGCTAGTTAAAAAATCAGGTATTTGCGGGGGATGGTGGGTagtgaaaatgttctaaagttgATCATGGTGATGGATGTACAACTCTGTACATAGGCTCAAAGGCATGACTGATATGCCTTAAACAGGTGAATTAGATAGTATGTGactaatacttcaataaaactgttttaaaaaaaaaaaaaaacatgaatctTTTCCCCCCAGCTTGACTGAGATATAACTGACGTAGAAcgttgtgtaaatttaaggtgtataatgcgatgatttgatacacacacacacacacacatgtatatatcacAAAACATTTACCACTATAAGGTTAGTTGATACATCCTTCACCCACATAATGACCATTTTGTCGTCAGCAGATTTAAGATCTCTCAGCAACTGTCATTATACATTACAGTACTGTTAACTCTAGTCAGCACGCTCTACATTAGGTCCCCCAGATTTACTCATCTCACTGCTAGAAATTGGTACCCGATGACCCGCATCTACCTggttccccaccccagccccctggTAACCATCAAGCTACTCTGTGCTTTTGAGTTCAGCTTTtgtggattccacatataagtgagatcattcagtatttgtctttctctgacttatttcacttagcatgatgccctcGAGGTCCATCCAGAACATAAGGAATTTGAAGAATTTTGGCATGCTTAAAGGGAAGATGGTGGGAACGtttgatggctggatggcagctgCCATGACCTGCTAAACCCCACTCTGAACAGAAAGACAGAGATACTGCACAGGCCACTGAACTCAGCTGAAGCAGTCAGAGCCCTTCAGTAGCTGCTGCCTTGGTGAGGAAAACCAGCTGGACACCGAGAGGGCTTTTTAGGGAAAGGCGACACGGGGACAGGGATATGGAGATGATAAAAGGAGCTgaccaaaggagaaagaaacagtTTCTGGAAAGAACCAGGCTGGGTCTTGCTTCTCTAGAAACTAACAGGAAAGATGGATTCGATCTGGCTACCTGGACAATTTGAAACCTCTGCAAGGATAGAAGGCTTGAAAGGGACCGAGGCAGaaagaggggagggtgggatgtgTGAAGGAAGGCAGAGCCTGCAGGCCAGCTGTTTAGGAACCCAACTCCACGCTGGAGATGTCTGCTAACAGGAGAACCTGTAAGGAAAGCCCCCGACCAAGATGTTCAAGGCCAGTGATCCAGGTGGGTGGGCAGACTGGGAGAAGGTGCATGCCTGGCAGGTGAACTGACAGCCCCTTTGTAACGTGACTTCAGCACAGACCCCAGGATGGTGTCAGTGGCATGTGCGTCTGAAGATCTTTCTGTAAGTCTCCAAAGCAAAGTTTCCTTGCATGAGTATAGC
Coding sequences within:
- the ELK3 gene encoding ETS domain-containing protein Elk-3 isoform X2, yielding MESAITLWQFLLQLLLDQKHEHLICWTSNDGEFKLLKAEEVAKLWGLRKNKTNMNYDKLSRALRYYYDKNIIKKVIGQKFVYKFVSFPEILKMDPHAVEISRESLLLQDSECKVPPEGREAHRHGLSALKSASRNEYIHSGLYSSFTINSLQNPPEPLKAIKTEKLEEQLEDSPPAEEVRTVIRFVTNKTDKHVSRPVVSLPSTSEAFLASSVSAKISSLMLPNAASISSASPSSSRSPSLSPNSPLPSEHRSLFLEAACHDSDSLEPLNLSSGSKTRSPSLPPKAKKPKGLEISAPPLVLSGTDIGSIALNSPALPSGSLTPAFFTAQTPNGLLLTPSPLLSSIHFWSSLSPVAPLSPARLQGPSTLFQKKEASRDLIKSEKSQLFVL
- the ELK3 gene encoding ETS domain-containing protein Elk-3 isoform X1, with protein sequence MESAITLWQFLLQLLLDQKHEHLICWTSNDGEFKLLKAEEVAKLWGLRKNKTNMNYDKLSRALRYYYDKNIIKKVIGQKFVYKFVSFPEILKMDPHAVEISRESLLLQDSECKVPPEGREAHRHGLSALKSASRNEYIHSGLYSSFTINSLQNPPEPLKAIKTEKLEEQLEDSPPAEEVRTVIRFVTNKTDKHVSRPVVSLPSTSEAFLASSVSAKISSLMLPNAASISSASPSSSRSPSLSPNSPLPSEHRSLFLEAACHDSDSLEPLNLSSGSKTRSPSLPPKAKKPKGLEISAPPLVLSGTDIGSIALNSPALPSGSLTPAFFTAQTPNGLLLTPSPLLSSIHFWSSLSPVAPLSPARLQGPSTLFQFPTLLNGHMPVPIPSLDRAASPVLLSSNSQKS